The nucleotide sequence CGATACCGGCACTGGGCTTCGCGCACGGGCAGGATCAGGCCTTTTTTTTCAACTTCGGCGTAGCTCATGCCGCAACGGCGGACGTATTCGCTACGCGCCCGTTCGAACAGGTGTAGATATTCTGCATAATACAGCACGCCCATTGTGTCTGTTTCACCATAGGACACGCGGTGCGGCATCCAAATATCAGGGGTGGGAAATTGGTCATGCACGAAACGGCTCCTTGTTATGCGTTTTCCGGGCATTATCGCAACGAACTTGTACAACGTACCGGCGGCATGTTGCGCCTGCTGTTGCTGCTGGCGCTCAGTATGGCGCTGTTTGCCTGCGCCAAGCAGGCTCCGCCGCCGTCGGTGGTGGAAAGAAACCTGCCGCCGGTGGGGTTTGAAACTCCGGAATTTTTTGTGAGCAACCTTGTCCCCGCCGGTCAGGATCTGACAAGCTGGAAGGATATGGGCCCCAGTGTGCGCAAGTCGCTACGCTACGTCAACAGCAAGCCCAAGGATGCCATAGCCGTGCAGCGCCCCGGCCTCACGGTCACCTGGGGCGATCTTGCGCGTACGCTTGAGCGCCTGCAGGAGCTCTTGCCCCGCCTCGACAAAGAGCCCGAGCTGCTGCTGGCCAACTTTCGCTGGGCGGAGGTGACGGGCGGCATCAACTACTCGGGGTATTACGAGCCTGCGGTGCGGGCCAGCCGTACGCGCAAGCCGGGCTATACCCAGGCTATCTACGGGCTGCCCCCGGACCTGAACAAGGTTATTGCCAAGCGCGGGCAGTATTATGACCGGCGCACCATTGAAGAAAAGCAGGTGCTTGCGGGCAAGGGGCTTGAACTGGCCTGGGCCGCCGACCCCGTTGACGTGTTTTTTCTCGAGATTCAGGGCTCTGGCCGGCTGATTTTTGACGACGGCACCCAGGCCTATGTCAACTACGCCGGGCAGAACGGCCACAAGTACAAAAGTTCTGGCCGCATCATGCGTGAAAAGGGCCTGCTGAGGCAGGGCGATATTTTTGAACAGCGCGAGTGGTTCAAAAACAACCCAGGGCGCGTGCGCGAAATTCTCAACGATAATCCTAGCTACGTCTTCTTTAAATACGGCATGCGCGGCCCCACGGGGGCCATGGGCTATCAGGTGGACGACTGGCTGACCCTGGCCACGGACAGGGGCTTTATCCCCCTTGGTTCCATAGTGGCCTACGGCGTTAACGTGCCCGACGAGACCAGGGGCAAGCTGCCGTTGCGCGGCATCGGTTTTGCCCAGGACGTGGGCGGTGCCATCAAGCGCAACCGCATTGATATCTTTTGCGGCGGAGACGACCGCGCCAACTATGTGGCCAGCCATCTTGACGCCAAAGGGCCTGCCTGGGTGCTGCTGGTGCGCTGACGCACGTAACTTCCGGTAAATGATGGAAAGGCCGAAGCGGCAGTACGCCGCTTCGGCCTTCTGTTTGCCGCGGTCCTTTTGGGCGCCGGTCTGCATGGCTTCTGCCGTAGACGTTGTGCTTTAGTTACAAATAGTTATCCTGTTCATTAGAAGCCTATCAATTTGCCGAGGTGCGGCAGAATGGTAAAAACACGCACATCTGATAATTAAACTCCTTGACTTATCTCACCTTATGGGTTTTTCTTAAATTGTACACTGACATCTTGTCCATTTTGGGACAACCCGTATTCGGGTAAGGCTTAATTGTGTACGGGAACTGCTTATGGGTTCCCCCTACTTTCTTCCTTTGGGGCTAAAATAATATTTTTGCCCCACATGCCGGTTGCGACCTGCAGTGTTCTGAAGCGTGACACATGTCACGGCCTCTCAGCATCTGTTTTGGCTGCACGGAATCTATGCTAGTTCTCTCTGTTTGGCGCATCGTTTCATGCAGCGCATTTTCGGGCTGTTTGCACTAACCAGACCACTCCTTTAGACAAAGCATCCTCGCGTCAGTTTTAATGGGTTTGCCAGATATCTGGCCTGCGCATAAACACGCTCCGAGCACCCGCTCGCCGCTCCCGGTTTCTTCGTTTGAACACGTTGAAAATCGCCGGGCGTTTGCACGCCTACAGCGTACAGGGGAGGCTGTTCACATGAGTGGAAAGGTTTTTGAGTATATGGCAATTATGGACCGCATCAAAACGGTCACGCAGTGCAGAACGCAGCAGGAACTCGCGCAGTTCTTTGATGTGTCGCAATCCTGCATCTCGGATTCCAAAAAACGGCTGGCTATCCCTTCAAAATGGCTGCTCAGCCTGCTGAAAAAAAAGGGCATCAATCCCGAATGGGTGCAGAAGGGCATAGGGCCCAAATTCCTTTTGCCCTATGATGAAGATCGGGGCGCTGTGTGCAGCATTTATGCAAGAACGCCGGACAAATGCCCGTTGCAGCATATTGTTGCTGATATCGGCAAGCTGGTTTCGCGGGCTGAGGGCATGGGGCGTAGCGCCTAGCAGTTTCTGTGCGCACCTTGCCCAGGCTGGATGCACAAATCCGCCCCCCAAGGGCGGAGCTGTGCAGGCGCACTGCAGGTGCACGGGGTAAGGAGCGGCATGTCCGTATCTTCTGCGCGTCTTGCCTTGCTGAACGGCGGGGTGGTCGCATCTGGCAATCTGGCCGAGGGGCTGGCGGTGGACTTTGCCGCCTTGATGGCTGTGGCGCTGCCGCAGGCCGACGTAGCCGCGCTAGATAAAATGCGCGCTGCTGCGGCGCTTGGCGTGTCAAAACGTATGCTGCTGGCTGGCGAGATTGTGCTTGATGCCGTGGGGCGGCAGGGGCTGACGGCCCTTGCCGGGCATGCCTCTGATACTGTCAGGGGGTGGGTGTGTTATGCGCTGGCGCACGATTACGAGCGCCACGCTGCCGCCAAGCCGCTAGAGCTGTTGCTGGAGGCTGTGCGCCCCCTGGCGGACGATGCGCATTTTGGCGTGCGCGAGTGGGCGTGGCTGGCCGTGCGGCCCCACATTGCCCGGCAGCCGAAGCTGGCCATCAGCCTGCTTGCGGGCTGGACGGCCGATCCCTCCGAGCGGGTGCGCCGCTTTGCCTGTGAAAGCACGCGGCCGCGCGGGGTGTGGTGCGCGCACATGAGCATTCTTAAAGAAAACCCGGAGCTGGGGTTGCCCGTGCTTGAGCCGCTCAAGGCTGACCCCTCGGTCTACGTGCAGGACAGCGTAGGCAACTGGCTGAACGACGCCGCCAAATCCCAGCCGCAGTGGGTACGCGCCCTCTGCGCCGCCTGGCTTGGTCAGGATGCGGGCAAGCCCACTGCCCATATCTGCAAAAAGGCACTGCGCAGTCTGGCAAAAAAATAAAATTTTGCGCAAGGTATGTGAAGGCCCGTACCGGCTGGCTGCAATAGATGGCAGGCAGAGCGGCACGGGCCTTTATCGCTGCGACAGCGGCATTCCGGCGGGCGGCAGATCAGTACGCCGCCCGCCGGGATGCCGTATGCTATATCTGTGCTTCGAGAAACGCGCGAAAGGCCTGCTTGGTGGCGAACAGGTCGGCGCTGCTGGACAGTTCAAAGGGGCTGTGCATGGACAGTATGGCAGGCCCAAGGTCGATGACCTGCATGCCGTATGCGGCCAGAAACAGGGCCACTGTGCCGCCGCCGCCATGGTCGACCTTGCCGAGTTCCGCCGCCTGCCAGGCAATGCCCTTGCCGTTGAAAAGCCCGCGCAGAACACCAAAAAACTCCGCATCGGCCTCGCTGGCGCCGTACTTGCCCCGCGAGCCGGTAAACTTGGAAAACACTGGCCCGTAGCCCAGCAGGGCGGCATTCTGTTTTTCGTGCAAATCCTGATAGTCGGGGTCCAGGGCTGCGGAAACGTCGGCGGAAAGGGCGCGGGTTTCAAGCAGCACGTGTGAGGACGGAACGTTTTTTTCCCACGCGCGGGCAAGGTCTTCGATGCAGTATTGCATAAAGCGCGAGGCCGCGCCCGTCGCGCCGTCCGAGCCGATCTCCTCCTTGTCCCAGAACATGACTGCCATGCTGCGCCCGGTGGCTTCGGCCTCCAGCAGGGCCTCCAGCGCGGTAAACACGCAGATGCGGTCGTCCTGCCCGTAGCCGCCGATCATGGCCTTGTCAAAGCCTACAAAGCGGGCCGGGCCAGCGGGCACGGCCTGAAGCTCGGCGGTGATAAAGTCTTCTTCGCAGATACCGTATTTTTTGTGCAGCAGCTCGAGCAGCTGTGTCTTGACCGGATCCTTGGGGGCGTCGTCCTTACTTGTTTTGCTCGCCTTTGGGGTGCTGTGGGCCAGGATGATATTGAGTTTTTCGGCCTCAAATGCTTCGCTTACGGGCTGCGTGACCTGCTTCTGCGCCAGGTGGGGCAAAAGATCTGCAATGCAGAACACGGGTTCGCCCGGCTTTTCGCCAATGGTTACGGCCAGGGTTTCGCCGTTTTCGCGCACAATGACTCCGTGCAGGGCCAAGGGGCGCGCCAGCCACTGATATTTGCGGATGCCGCCGTAATAGTGGGTTTTGGCCTGCGCCACGCCCGGCTGCTCCACAATGGGGCGCTGCTTGAAGTCAAGGCGCGGCGTATCGGCATGGGCCGCCAGCAGCGACAGCCCCTGGCTCAGCGGCAGCGCGCCCTTGCGGGCGGCAAATATGGCCTTGCCGCGCAGGGGCCGCATGACCCTGTCGCCGCCAAAGTCTTCTGCATAGCCGTTTTCGGCAAGACGCTGGCGCACGTATTCCACGGTTTCGCGTTCTGTTTTGCAGCGGGTAAGAAATTCAATGTAGCGCTGGGCGAGAGCTTCCATTTCCTTGCGGGTCTTGGCGTCGGCGTCGTCCCAGATGTTTTTGGGTTTGTAGGCAAGCGACTTTTCCATAATGCTATTCCTTTTATGCCGCCAGATGGCTGGCTTTATTTATGATGCCTGGCTGGTTGCAGCGGTCAGGGCCTGACGCAGCACGCGCAGCACTTCGGGGTATTCTCTGACATCAAGCGTGCGGGGGTCAAGGCAGAAAGCGTCGTCCTCCAGCCTGCCTATGAGCGGGGGCACTGTTTCCAGCAGGGCGGTCTTGAGGGCTGTGGGAGTGCACCGCAGGGGTTTGAGCCGCACCAGGGTGGTGGGCAAATCATACTGCGGAAAGGCCCCGCCGCCCACGCGCGATACGTCTTGGCGCAGGCTCACCTCGCACAGCTGCTCCTGCGCGTTGATGTTCTTGCGCAGCCGGTTGGCCAGGTTGCGGGCGGCTTTGGCGAGCTCTGCCGGGGGGCAGGTGATCATGCGCAGGGTGGGCACTCTTTTGCGGGCCTGCTCCGGGTCAAGGTACAGGCGCAGGGTTGCCTCCAGCGCGGAGAGGCAAAGCTTGTCGCAGCGCAGGGCGCGCGTGAGCGGGTTGTGTTTGAGCTGGTCGACCATGTCCTTGCGCCCTGTGATGATGCCCGCCTGCGGCCCGCCGAGCACCTTGTCGCCAGAAAATGTGGCAATGTCCGCACCTTGCGAAAGGACTTCGGGAACCGTCGGCTCGTTGGGCAGCCCGCAGGATGAAAAATCCATGAGGCTGCCGCTGCCAAGGTCTTCGATCAGGGGCAGGCCGTGCGCGTGCGCCAGCGCCGA is from Desulfovibrio desulfuricans and encodes:
- a CDS encoding helix-turn-helix domain-containing protein, producing MGLPDIWPAHKHAPSTRSPLPVSSFEHVENRRAFARLQRTGEAVHMSGKVFEYMAIMDRIKTVTQCRTQQELAQFFDVSQSCISDSKKRLAIPSKWLLSLLKKKGINPEWVQKGIGPKFLLPYDEDRGAVCSIYARTPDKCPLQHIVADIGKLVSRAEGMGRSA
- a CDS encoding MltA domain-containing protein — protein: MHETAPCYAFSGHYRNELVQRTGGMLRLLLLLALSMALFACAKQAPPPSVVERNLPPVGFETPEFFVSNLVPAGQDLTSWKDMGPSVRKSLRYVNSKPKDAIAVQRPGLTVTWGDLARTLERLQELLPRLDKEPELLLANFRWAEVTGGINYSGYYEPAVRASRTRKPGYTQAIYGLPPDLNKVIAKRGQYYDRRTIEEKQVLAGKGLELAWAADPVDVFFLEIQGSGRLIFDDGTQAYVNYAGQNGHKYKSSGRIMREKGLLRQGDIFEQREWFKNNPGRVREILNDNPSYVFFKYGMRGPTGAMGYQVDDWLTLATDRGFIPLGSIVAYGVNVPDETRGKLPLRGIGFAQDVGGAIKRNRIDIFCGGDDRANYVASHLDAKGPAWVLLVR
- a CDS encoding aminopeptidase, which encodes MEKSLAYKPKNIWDDADAKTRKEMEALAQRYIEFLTRCKTERETVEYVRQRLAENGYAEDFGGDRVMRPLRGKAIFAARKGALPLSQGLSLLAAHADTPRLDFKQRPIVEQPGVAQAKTHYYGGIRKYQWLARPLALHGVIVRENGETLAVTIGEKPGEPVFCIADLLPHLAQKQVTQPVSEAFEAEKLNIILAHSTPKASKTSKDDAPKDPVKTQLLELLHKKYGICEEDFITAELQAVPAGPARFVGFDKAMIGGYGQDDRICVFTALEALLEAEATGRSMAVMFWDKEEIGSDGATGAASRFMQYCIEDLARAWEKNVPSSHVLLETRALSADVSAALDPDYQDLHEKQNAALLGYGPVFSKFTGSRGKYGASEADAEFFGVLRGLFNGKGIAWQAAELGKVDHGGGGTVALFLAAYGMQVIDLGPAILSMHSPFELSSSADLFATKQAFRAFLEAQI
- a CDS encoding DNA alkylation repair protein translates to MSVSSARLALLNGGVVASGNLAEGLAVDFAALMAVALPQADVAALDKMRAAAALGVSKRMLLAGEIVLDAVGRQGLTALAGHASDTVRGWVCYALAHDYERHAAAKPLELLLEAVRPLADDAHFGVREWAWLAVRPHIARQPKLAISLLAGWTADPSERVRRFACESTRPRGVWCAHMSILKENPELGLPVLEPLKADPSVYVQDSVGNWLNDAAKSQPQWVRALCAAWLGQDAGKPTAHICKKALRSLAKK